Proteins from a single region of Alloscardovia omnicolens:
- a CDS encoding ABC transporter permease has protein sequence MSALKKLWIIIVSIMKRPDGLAASVFCGLWVIVSLVSLIWTPYDLTFSDGYNVWSAPSSAHLLGTDGAGADIASWLLAGSATELAIVLAVSVITLIVGVAGVALTVSTHLAVRTTAVIVIDALISIPTVVVALICAAPLGASITGIIIACSFAYSLNLMRVVRPIAVSAVRSSYVTFARYKAVPEWKIFLHHILPQIMPTVIINVSLAAATSILAESGLTYLGIGVPSHIASWGRSLATAVSYVTVHPSVAIWPGLLITVAVVSVNLLGDAIREASDPMSNEALRR, from the coding sequence ATGAGTGCACTCAAGAAATTATGGATTATTATCGTCAGCATTATGAAGCGACCAGACGGTTTAGCTGCTTCCGTTTTCTGTGGACTGTGGGTTATTGTTTCACTTGTTTCACTCATCTGGACTCCGTACGATTTAACGTTCAGTGATGGATATAACGTATGGAGCGCGCCCTCGTCTGCGCATCTTTTGGGAACAGACGGTGCGGGAGCGGATATTGCTTCATGGCTGTTAGCCGGTTCAGCAACAGAACTAGCTATAGTTCTTGCTGTGTCTGTTATTACGCTGATTGTGGGCGTTGCTGGTGTTGCGTTAACGGTGAGTACTCATTTAGCTGTGCGCACCACGGCAGTTATTGTGATTGATGCTCTTATTTCCATTCCTACAGTTGTGGTGGCTTTGATATGTGCTGCACCGTTGGGTGCAAGTATTACAGGCATTATTATTGCGTGCTCGTTTGCGTATAGCTTGAATTTGATGCGCGTGGTACGTCCTATAGCAGTGTCTGCAGTACGTTCTTCATATGTAACTTTTGCTCGATATAAAGCAGTGCCTGAATGGAAGATTTTTCTTCATCATATTCTTCCTCAGATTATGCCTACTGTTATTATCAATGTCTCTTTGGCTGCAGCCACCTCAATTTTGGCTGAATCAGGTTTAACTTATTTAGGTATTGGCGTTCCATCGCATATTGCATCGTGGGGACGATCTTTAGCAACTGCTGTCAGTTATGTTACGGTGCACCCCAGCGTTGCCATATGGCCAGGCTTGCTTATTACTGTGGCTGTTGTGAGTGTGAACTTACTTGGTGATGCTATTCGTGAAGCCAGCGATCCTATGTCTAATGAAGCATTAAGGCGATAA
- a CDS encoding ABC transporter permease: MKTSASYRSRVLHVLQRLALLVVMLWLVSVIIFVALRVLPGDIASIMAGTNSTPQQYETIRSQLGLDKPLIVQYGQWLGSILTGHLGTSVLTGQLMSTRLIARAAITFPLIVMSMILTVIIAVPTAVLSLTSRHAWVRGSLRVISQIVGAVPALWAALALIILLGKGNGMLGILPTQGFPAHPFASIADVFTAGASLIIPALSVSVITGAHLMRYTRSAILDVEKSDYISWSMASGMTYAQAVRTTGLRLAAPQIASVAGVTFASMITGVLTVETLFNLPGLATMLMSDVAERDLAAVQTELFLLAAFFLIVGFVIDACVRLLDPRLKMSAHSRQEARA; the protein is encoded by the coding sequence ATGAAAACGTCTGCATCTTACCGTTCAAGAGTCCTACATGTGCTTCAACGTTTAGCGTTACTTGTTGTTATGTTGTGGCTTGTTTCTGTTATTATTTTTGTGGCGTTGCGCGTGCTGCCTGGCGATATTGCATCTATTATGGCTGGCACAAATTCCACTCCGCAGCAATATGAAACTATTCGTTCTCAGCTGGGCTTAGACAAGCCGTTAATTGTGCAATATGGACAATGGTTAGGCTCTATTCTTACGGGGCATTTGGGAACATCAGTATTGACCGGTCAGCTAATGAGCACACGCTTAATCGCTCGAGCAGCAATTACATTTCCTCTTATCGTTATGAGCATGATTCTTACCGTGATTATTGCTGTGCCTACTGCCGTGCTGTCTTTAACATCACGTCATGCATGGGTGAGAGGAAGTTTGCGTGTTATCTCTCAAATAGTTGGTGCTGTTCCAGCTTTATGGGCGGCTTTAGCTTTGATTATTCTGCTAGGTAAAGGCAATGGAATGCTGGGCATCTTGCCTACACAAGGTTTCCCTGCGCATCCTTTTGCTTCTATTGCGGACGTTTTTACAGCGGGGGCATCACTCATCATTCCCGCTTTATCTGTGAGCGTGATTACAGGCGCTCATCTCATGCGCTATACGCGCTCAGCAATTCTGGACGTAGAAAAATCTGATTACATTTCGTGGAGCATGGCATCTGGCATGACTTATGCTCAGGCTGTGCGCACGACTGGTTTGCGTTTGGCTGCTCCTCAGATTGCATCAGTAGCGGGCGTAACTTTTGCATCCATGATTACGGGTGTGCTTACTGTAGAAACCTTATTTAATCTGCCAGGATTAGCGACGATGTTGATGAGTGATGTGGCGGAACGTGATCTGGCTGCAGTACAAACAGAATTATTCCTTTTAGCAGCATTCTTCCTTATCGTTGGATTTGTTATTGATGCGTGTGTGCGTCTTCTTGATCCTCGTTTGAAAATGTCTGCTCACTCTCGTCAGGAGGCACGCGCATGA
- a CDS encoding ABC transporter substrate-binding protein — protein MKKESRGQFSVPVQSLDDELNAHRKPLKSKQRPWWSMIAALVAALVALTSITAGYARWGSRSTAGQVAIGLQLAPTNLDLRNTSGTSLEQLLIGNVYEALLTRNSDNTVSPGIAQSWQVSDDRKQYTFHLHKDITFSNGHELDAQDVVWSIHSMMDKELQGSLSLANFESVRATDAHTVVLTLSAPYSELLWNLSGRAGVVYDKDAKYDAKTQAIGSGPYTITSYEPGVSVTLQARDNYWSTDHKPQTQTVVVRYFTDPQAGLHALESNDVQVLSPINSQLAATLSQDSRFHVQVGEGTDKYVLAFNNAQAPFTDKRVRQAIRYAIDEKAIIASRGGTDAALGGPISSLDPGYEDLTGLYKTDVTKAQELLKQAGYSTHNPLKLRLTYANIYPAEIGQQLRSQLAKIGIDLTVQRTEFATWLSQVYKNHDFDISMVDHNDSHDFKQWANPDYYYGYNNQKVQQLYAQAMQARSDDERDTLLAQAARIVSEDAPADWIMNFRVVTAWRTNVEGFPLNLNQSLMSLWQVRVR, from the coding sequence GTGAAAAAAGAATCACGTGGGCAGTTCAGCGTGCCTGTCCAAAGTTTAGATGATGAGTTGAATGCTCATCGCAAACCTCTAAAAAGCAAACAACGCCCGTGGTGGAGTATGATTGCAGCTCTTGTGGCTGCGCTTGTTGCTCTTACCAGCATAACCGCGGGATATGCTCGCTGGGGGTCGCGTTCAACCGCAGGCCAAGTTGCTATTGGTTTGCAACTAGCGCCCACCAATCTTGATTTACGCAATACTTCAGGAACATCACTCGAACAGTTGCTCATTGGCAATGTGTATGAAGCGCTGCTGACCCGCAATTCTGATAACACAGTATCTCCAGGTATTGCACAGTCGTGGCAAGTCAGTGATGACCGTAAACAATACACCTTCCATCTGCATAAAGACATCACTTTTAGTAATGGTCATGAACTGGACGCTCAAGATGTGGTGTGGTCAATTCACAGCATGATGGATAAAGAACTTCAAGGTTCCCTGTCCCTCGCCAATTTTGAATCAGTGCGTGCAACTGATGCGCATACTGTTGTTCTTACTCTTAGCGCTCCGTACTCAGAACTGTTATGGAATCTTTCTGGTCGAGCCGGCGTTGTCTATGACAAAGACGCGAAGTACGATGCTAAAACTCAGGCTATCGGATCAGGACCATACACGATTACATCCTATGAGCCGGGCGTGTCCGTAACCTTACAAGCACGAGATAATTATTGGAGCACAGATCATAAGCCGCAAACACAAACGGTGGTTGTGCGCTATTTTACGGATCCGCAAGCAGGCTTGCACGCTTTAGAATCAAATGATGTGCAGGTGTTATCACCTATCAATTCCCAACTGGCAGCCACTCTTTCTCAAGATTCACGTTTTCACGTGCAGGTCGGTGAGGGAACAGATAAATATGTATTAGCTTTTAATAATGCTCAAGCTCCTTTTACCGATAAGCGTGTGCGTCAAGCTATCCGCTATGCCATTGATGAGAAAGCTATTATTGCCTCTCGCGGCGGTACGGACGCTGCTTTGGGCGGTCCAATTTCTAGTTTGGATCCTGGATATGAAGATTTGACCGGGCTATACAAAACAGATGTGACGAAAGCTCAAGAGCTACTCAAACAAGCAGGCTACAGCACCCATAATCCACTGAAATTACGCTTGACCTACGCTAACATTTATCCGGCAGAAATTGGTCAGCAGTTGCGCAGTCAGCTTGCAAAAATTGGCATTGATCTCACCGTTCAACGCACAGAATTTGCTACATGGCTTTCTCAAGTCTACAAGAACCATGATTTTGATATTTCGATGGTTGATCATAACGATAGCCATGATTTCAAACAGTGGGCAAACCCTGACTATTACTACGGTTATAACAATCAGAAAGTTCAGCAACTGTATGCTCAGGCAATGCAAGCGCGCAGCGATGATGAACGCGACACTCTTTTGGCACAAGCAGCACGCATAGTGAGTGAAGATGCTCCAGCAGATTGGATTATGAACTTTCGAGTCGTTACTGCGTGGCGCACCAATGTTGAAGGATTCCCGCTCAACTTAAATCAGTCTCTGATGTCCCTCTGGCAGGTGCGTGTGCGATGA
- a CDS encoding type III pantothenate kinase — protein sequence MLIAVDIGNTNIVLGFMQGSDITHIYRLTTSNVRTSDEYGIHLLQFLSLSGYKREDVDDVIVCSVVPSVMHSFRGSIEKFLGKTPLVVGPGVKTGMAVRIDDPKSLGADCLVDCVAAYNLYGSPSLVIDMGTATTFNYIDKSGSITMGVIQTGLQTSARALAGHTAQLPEVEITAPRTVLAKNTFSAIQTGLYYGFLGGIERLIQQCRTEIGEDFTVVATGGLGRVIEHDCTMIDVYDPDLIFKGLKIIYDKNH from the coding sequence ATGCTTATTGCTGTAGATATTGGCAATACGAATATCGTTCTGGGTTTTATGCAAGGTTCAGATATTACGCATATTTACCGTTTGACCACCTCCAATGTGCGCACCAGTGATGAGTACGGCATTCATCTTTTGCAATTCCTCTCCCTAAGTGGGTACAAACGCGAGGACGTGGACGATGTGATTGTGTGTTCTGTTGTGCCGAGTGTTATGCATTCTTTCCGCGGTTCAATCGAAAAGTTTTTAGGAAAAACGCCTCTTGTTGTAGGCCCTGGGGTAAAAACCGGTATGGCTGTGCGTATTGATGATCCTAAATCTTTAGGAGCTGATTGTTTAGTTGATTGTGTAGCAGCATATAATCTGTACGGTTCGCCGAGCTTAGTCATCGATATGGGCACTGCTACCACGTTTAACTATATTGATAAAAGCGGTTCTATTACTATGGGAGTTATTCAGACAGGTTTACAAACTTCCGCACGTGCTTTAGCTGGACATACTGCTCAACTGCCGGAAGTAGAAATTACTGCTCCTCGCACAGTTTTAGCAAAAAACACGTTTTCAGCCATTCAAACAGGCCTCTATTACGGATTCCTTGGCGGCATTGAACGTCTTATTCAGCAATGCCGTACAGAAATTGGTGAAGATTTTACGGTCGTGGCTACGGGAGGACTAGGTCGCGTTATTGAACATGATTGCACCATGATTGATGTGTATGATCCTGATTTAATTTTTAAGGGCTTAAAAATTATTTACGATAAGAATCATTAA